The genomic interval GTCCGAGCGGTCGATCTCGCGGTAGGTGCCGTCACCGTTCGGGATCGGATATGAGAACGGGTTGCCACGATTCGTCGTGCGCAGGATCGTCCCGCCAAGGTGCCCGATGCCGGCCACCATGTCCCGGGTCATCGGCACCACGTCATCCTCGCCGAGGAGGCCATAGTAGCCGCGCTTGATCCCCAGGACTTCCCATCCGCGATCGAGGGCGGAGAGGACAGCCGCACGAATGACTGCGTTCAGGCCCGGGGCGTCGCCGCCACCGGTGGACAGGGCAATGCGCATGACGTTGGTGTTTGGGTGTGGAGTCAGCCAAGGAAAGTAACCGGCCCGGGCCATGTTCCCACGGGGGCGCATAGAATTCGTTCATGCGTCTCCCGATCCTTGCCTGCCTGAGCCTCGCCGCCGGCCATCTCGCCGCCCAGGTTCCCACGACCCCGCCACTCCCGGCCGGCGTGCTCCGCGACCTCGACACCCGCATCGCCCGCGTCGCCCCCAAGGTCGTGAGCTGGCGGCGCGACCTGCACGAACATCCGGAGCTGAGCTACGCCGAGGAGCGCACGGCCGGCGTGGTCGCCGCGCACCTGAGGTCGCTTGGACTCGAGGTCCGCACCAACGTCGGCGGCACATTCAGCGTCGTCGCGGTGCTCCGCGGCGGCCGGCCGGGACCGGCGGTCGCGCTCCGTGCAGACATGGACGGACTGCCGGTCACCGAACAGACCGGCCTGCCGTTCGCCTCGAAGGTACGCACGCAGTACAACGGCCAGACCGTCGGGGTGATGCACGCCTGCGGTCATGACGCGCACACCGCCATCCTCATGGGCACCGCCGAGGTGCTGGCGGGCATGAAGGCAACACTGCCGGGCTCGGTCACCTTCCTCTTCCAAGCGGCGGAGGAAAGTGCCCCGGACGGCGGCGCGAAGCCGATGATCGAGGCCGGCGCCCTCGAGAACCCACGCGTCGAGGCGGTCTACGGCCTCCACACCTGGCCCGGGCCCACCGGCACGGTGTCCACCCGCAGCGGCGGCCTGATGGCCAGCGGCGACAACTGGCGCATCGTCGTCCACGGCAGGCAGGCACACGGCGCGCAGCCCTGGCGCAGCGTGGACCCGATCGTCATCGGGGCGCAGATCGTCTCGGGGCTGCAGACCATCGTGAGCCGGAACATCGACCTCACCGCCGGCCCGGCCGTCGTCACGGTCGGCGCGTTCCAGGCCGGCGTGCGCGAGAACATCATCCCCGACAGCGCAGTGATGTTCGGCACCTTCCGCACCTTCAACGAGACCGCCCGGCAGCGCGCCGCGGCCCAGATCCGGACGATCGCCGAGCAGTACGCCGCGGCCGGCGGTGCCACGGCCACGGTCACGATCTCCATGGGGTACGCCACGACCAGCAACGATCCGCGCTGGTTCGGCCGCGCCTCCACGACCCTCCGCAACGCATTGGGCGGCACGCAGGTGCTCGAGAGCGCCCCCTCGATGCCGGCCGAGGACTTCTCGCGCTTCCTCGAGAAGGTGCCGGGCATGTTCTTCTTCCTCGGCGTCACGCCGAAGGGACGCGATCCCCTCAGCGCACCGGCCAACCACTCGCCGATGTACGATGTCGACGAGGCCGCGTTCCCCACCGGCGTCAAGGCGCTCAGCGTGCTCGCGATCGATGCGCTGCTCAACGGGGTGCCGCCACTGGGCCCGCTCAAGTGAGCCGGCCCGGCGCCGTCATCCTCGACTGCGACGGCGTGCTGGTGGACAGCGAGCCGATCATGAACCGCGAGTTCTCCGCGATGCTGGCCGAGCTGGGGCTGCCGTACACCCCGGAGGAGAACCTGCGGACCTACATGGGTCGGTCCATGAAGAGCTGCCTCGAGATCATCGCGTCGCAGCTCGGCGGGCCGGTGCCGCCGGACTTCATCCCGGGGCTCGAGCAGCGCGCGTATGCCGCCTTCGCCCGTGAGCTGCAGCCCGTGGCCGGCATCGAGGCACTCCTCGACCGGCTGGACGGGACGGGCACACCGTATGCCGTGGCCAGCAGCGGGTCACACGACAAGATGCGCACGACCCTCGGCATCACCGGCCTGCTCCCGCGCCTCGCGGGCCGCATCACGAGCGCGACCGAGGTCGCACACGGCAAGCCAAGCCCCGACGTGTTCCTGCTGGCGGCGGAACGGCTCCGCGTTGCACCGTCGCGGTGTGTGGTGATCGAGGACTCGCTCCTCGGCATCGAGGCGGCGCTCGCCGCCGGCATGCGTGTGGTGGGCTATGCCGCGATGATGCGCGTCGAGGACATGCAGGCCGCCGGTGCGACGTTCGTGGTGTCGAGGATGGCGGCGGTGCCGGCCCTGCTCGCACTCGAATGATGCCGAGTGCGTGACTTCGGCTGGCGCACGCACGCAGCGCCGGCCAGCATGGGCGCTCCCGTCACCCGGAGTGCCCCATGCGCCCAGGCTTCACCCTGCCGGAACTGCTGCTGGTGTTGTGTGTCTCCGCCATCCTCGCCGGCATCGCCGCACCTGCGCTGATCGGCATGCGCGACCGCATCACGGTGCGCCTGGCTGCCGCCGATGCGGCCCGCACCCTGGCGGACGCCCGCAGCGTCGCACTCACCGCCGCGCGGCGCACGGCAGTCCGCATCGACTCGGCCGCCGGCACGCTCACGGTGATCGCCGGCGCCGACACCATCAGCACGCTGCGACTCGAGAGCTACGGTGTGGAGCTGCGCACCACCCGCGACTCCATCGCCTTCGGCCCCACCGGCATCGGCTGGGGTGCCGCCACCGCCACGATCACCCTGCGTCGCGGCTCGGCCACCACGGCGCTCGCCGTCTCGCGCATCGGGCGGATCCGCCGGGCCTGACGTTCGGCGGCGCTTCGGATCCAGAGGCTCGGCGCCGTGCACAGCGTCCACGATGCCGGCGCGGCGGGAACGTCCGCCGCGCCGGCCCCACGACCTACGAGCCGAAATCGTATCCCGGCACCGACACGCGCGGGATCTGCTGCCCGATGACGCGCTCGATCGTGCGCACCATCGCGATCTCGTCCGGGGCCATGAACGTCACCGCGTCACCCGTGGCCGCGGCGCGGCCCGTGCGGCCGATGCGGTGCACGTAGTCCTCCGCCTGCTGCGGCACGTCGTAGTTGATCACGTGCGAGATGCCGTTGATGTCCAGGCCGCGCTGTGCGATGTCGGTCGCGACCAGCACCCGGATGCTGCCGTCGCGGAAGCCCTCGAGCGCCTTGATACGCTGCGCCTGCGTCTTGTCGGCGTGCATCGCGGTCGAGGCGATGTCGTTCTTCTCGAGGTTGCGGACGACCTTGTCCGCCCCGTGCTTGGTGCGCGTGAACACCAGCACCGAGTCCATCTTCGGCTGCTGCAGCAGGTGCACCAGCAGGTCCACCTTCTTCTCGGCCGGCACCGGGTACACCGCGTGCGCCACCGTCACCGCCGCGCTGGAGCGGCGACCCACCTGCACGACGATCGGGCGA from Gemmatimonadaceae bacterium carries:
- a CDS encoding amidohydrolase encodes the protein MRLPILACLSLAAGHLAAQVPTTPPLPAGVLRDLDTRIARVAPKVVSWRRDLHEHPELSYAEERTAGVVAAHLRSLGLEVRTNVGGTFSVVAVLRGGRPGPAVALRADMDGLPVTEQTGLPFASKVRTQYNGQTVGVMHACGHDAHTAILMGTAEVLAGMKATLPGSVTFLFQAAEESAPDGGAKPMIEAGALENPRVEAVYGLHTWPGPTGTVSTRSGGLMASGDNWRIVVHGRQAHGAQPWRSVDPIVIGAQIVSGLQTIVSRNIDLTAGPAVVTVGAFQAGVRENIIPDSAVMFGTFRTFNETARQRAAAQIRTIAEQYAAAGGATATVTISMGYATTSNDPRWFGRASTTLRNALGGTQVLESAPSMPAEDFSRFLEKVPGMFFFLGVTPKGRDPLSAPANHSPMYDVDEAAFPTGVKALSVLAIDALLNGVPPLGPLK
- a CDS encoding HAD family phosphatase — translated: MSRPGAVILDCDGVLVDSEPIMNREFSAMLAELGLPYTPEENLRTYMGRSMKSCLEIIASQLGGPVPPDFIPGLEQRAYAAFARELQPVAGIEALLDRLDGTGTPYAVASSGSHDKMRTTLGITGLLPRLAGRITSATEVAHGKPSPDVFLLAAERLRVAPSRCVVIEDSLLGIEAALAAGMRVVGYAAMMRVEDMQAAGATFVVSRMAAVPALLALE
- a CDS encoding prepilin-type N-terminal cleavage/methylation domain-containing protein — translated: MRPGFTLPELLLVLCVSAILAGIAAPALIGMRDRITVRLAAADAARTLADARSVALTAARRTAVRIDSAAGTLTVIAGADTISTLRLESYGVELRTTRDSIAFGPTGIGWGAATATITLRRGSATTALAVSRIGRIRRA